A genome region from Neisseria meningitidis includes the following:
- a CDS encoding DUF723 domain-containing protein, giving the protein MARRSKTFEEAAAEVEERFGHRGIKLVEFEGTAKPCVINCPKHGNQTCSRYSNMFIGSSWGCPSCGNEQAAKAGIATLRKNHIALEMLKQAVTGMTKQERITTQAYNEMTKSVAGSNSIILNDVQGDTTINNHHTHTHNHSDADGKALSMRLTPRPLLSDRQAAAFARTGKLTGSFDLFASVVAPSQYTFAVAMPDTSMSPVIEKGDLLVVEPRMRPADEDIVLIELSDKRLVVAHLVIDIAGRMLIYQTGRPSEALDLPEGSVILGVVLEVKKRFMSAAQARRRVDSDYRP; this is encoded by the coding sequence ATGGCAAGAAGGTCAAAAACATTTGAAGAAGCTGCTGCTGAGGTTGAGGAACGTTTCGGTCATCGTGGCATTAAGTTGGTCGAGTTTGAGGGTACAGCCAAGCCGTGTGTAATCAACTGCCCTAAACATGGAAACCAAACCTGTTCGAGGTACTCCAATATGTTCATAGGAAGTAGCTGGGGTTGCCCCTCTTGTGGTAATGAGCAAGCTGCAAAAGCCGGTATAGCGACCCTTAGGAAGAATCACATAGCGTTAGAAATGCTGAAACAGGCTGTAACAGGTATGACCAAGCAAGAGCGCATCACGACGCAAGCCTACAATGAGATGACCAAATCCGTGGCAGGTTCAAACAGCATAATCCTTAACGATGTCCAAGGCGATACGACCATCAACAACCATCATACGCATACGCACAACCACAGCGATGCCGACGGCAAAGCACTGTCGATGAGGCTCACACCCCGTCCTTTGTTGTCAGACCGTCAGGCGGCGGCTTTCGCCCGTACAGGCAAACTCACGGGCAGTTTCGACCTGTTTGCTTCGGTGGTCGCCCCTTCACAATATACGTTTGCCGTTGCCATGCCCGACACGTCCATGTCGCCGGTTATCGAAAAGGGGGATTTGCTGGTGGTCGAGCCGCGTATGCGCCCTGCGGACGAAGACATCGTACTGATTGAACTGTCCGACAAGCGGCTGGTCGTCGCGCACCTTGTTATCGATATTGCGGGCAGGATGCTGATTTATCAGACGGGCAGGCCGTCTGAAGCCCTCGACCTGCCCGAAGGCAGCGTGATTTTAGGTGTGGTGCTGGAGGTCAAAAAACGGTTTATGTCCGCCGCACAGGCAAGAAGGCGTGTTGATTCGGATTACCGCCCCTGA
- the aroA gene encoding 3-phosphoshikimate 1-carboxyvinyltransferase, with product MTESLRLPAASLKPSTVALPGSKSISNRTLLLAALSDNACEIHSLLKSDDTDRMLEALDKLGVEIEYLAEDRLKVHGTGGRFPNRTADLFLGNAGTAFRPLTAALAVLGGDYRLHGVARMHERPIGDLADALRIAGADVEYLGKEHYPPLHIGGRQDNGERVIPIKGNVSSQFLTALLMALPLTGQAFEIRMVGELISKPYIDITLKLMAQFGVQVINEGYRVFKIPADAHYHAPEHLHVEGDASSASYFLAAGLIAATPVRVTGIGANSIQGDVAFACELEKIGADVVWGENFVEVSRPKERAVQAFDLDANHIPDAAMTLAVVALATGQTCTLRNIGSWRVKETDRIAAMANELRKLGAKVAEEAEAIHITPPETPTPDAVIDTYDDHRMAMCFSLVSLLDVPVVINDPKCTHKTFPTYFDVFSSLTETAE from the coding sequence ATGACCGAATCCCTCCGCCTCCCTGCCGCCTCGCTCAAACCTTCCACTGTCGCCCTGCCCGGCTCCAAAAGCATCAGCAACCGCACCCTGCTGCTTGCCGCCTTGTCCGACAATGCTTGCGAAATCCATTCCCTGCTCAAATCCGACGATACCGACCGTATGCTCGAAGCACTCGATAAACTCGGCGTTGAAATCGAATATCTTGCCGAAGACCGTCTGAAAGTGCACGGCACAGGCGGACGCTTCCCCAACCGCACTGCCGATTTGTTTTTGGGCAACGCGGGCACGGCGTTCCGCCCGCTGACCGCCGCGCTTGCCGTTTTGGGCGGCGATTATCGCCTGCACGGCGTTGCGCGTATGCACGAACGCCCCATCGGCGATTTGGCCGATGCACTGCGGATTGCCGGCGCCGATGTCGAATATCTCGGCAAGGAACACTATCCGCCGCTTCATATCGGCGGACGCCAAGACAACGGCGAGCGCGTGATTCCGATTAAAGGCAATGTATCCAGCCAGTTTCTGACCGCCCTTTTAATGGCGTTGCCGCTGACCGGGCAGGCGTTTGAAATCCGTATGGTCGGCGAGTTAATTTCCAAGCCCTATATCGACATTACTTTAAAACTGATGGCGCAATTCGGCGTACAGGTTATCAATGAAGGCTACCGCGTCTTCAAAATTCCCGCCGATGCGCACTACCACGCGCCCGAACACTTGCACGTCGAAGGCGATGCCTCCAGCGCGTCCTACTTCCTCGCAGCCGGTTTGATTGCCGCCACGCCCGTCCGCGTTACCGGTATCGGCGCAAACAGCATACAGGGCGATGTCGCCTTTGCCTGCGAGCTGGAAAAAATCGGTGCGGACGTGGTTTGGGGCGAAAACTTCGTCGAAGTCTCGCGCCCGAAAGAACGTGCCGTCCAAGCCTTTGATTTGGATGCAAACCATATCCCCGATGCCGCCATGACCCTCGCCGTCGTCGCGCTTGCTACAGGGCAAACCTGCACGCTTCGCAACATCGGTTCGTGGCGCGTCAAAGAGACCGACCGCATTGCCGCAATGGCGAACGAGTTGCGCAAACTCGGTGCAAAAGTCGCCGAAGAAGCCGAAGCAATTCACATCACCCCGCCCGAAACGCCGACACCCGACGCCGTCATCGACACTTACGACGACCACCGCATGGCAATGTGTTTCTCGCTGGTTTCGCTGTTGGACGTACCCGTCGTCATCAACGATCCGAAATGCACCCACAAAACCTTCCCGACTTATTTCGACGTGTTCTCATCGCTGACCGAAACAGCGGAATAA
- the lysS gene encoding lysine--tRNA ligase gives MSEQNHPQTEPQLDENQIIALRREKLHNIRQQRNAYPNDFKRDSFAADLHAQYGEIGKEELDPQGIPVKVAGRMMLKRQMGKASFATIQDVSGQIQLYLNNKGVSQEVLDDFNHWDLGDIVGAEGTLFKTNHGELTVRVSGIRLLSKSLRPLPDKHKGLSDQETKYRQRYVDLIANEESRNTFIKRSQIIQSVRNFMVGEHYLEVETPMMHPIPGGATAKPFVTHHNALDIPLYLRIAPELYLKRLVVGGLERVFEINRSFRNEGMSVRHNPEFTMIEFYEAFSDYERMMQMAEDIIRNASHTVNGTANITYNGKEVDLESPFERLTILEAIKKYNPHYTDEQLNDAEWLKKEIVKHGESLPPSPGIGSLQLALFEGCAEGKLWNPTFIVDYPVEVSPLARASDTKQGLTERFELFVVGRELANGYSELNDPEDQAERFKAQVAQKDAGDDEAMHYDADYIRAMEFGLSPTGGCGIGIDRLVMLLTDSQTIRDVILFPQMRPE, from the coding sequence ATGAGCGAACAAAACCATCCGCAAACCGAGCCGCAGTTGGACGAAAACCAAATCATCGCCCTGCGCCGCGAAAAACTGCACAACATCCGCCAACAGCGCAACGCCTATCCCAACGACTTCAAACGCGACAGCTTCGCCGCCGATTTGCACGCCCAATACGGCGAAATCGGCAAAGAAGAACTCGATCCGCAAGGCATTCCCGTCAAAGTGGCCGGCCGCATGATGCTGAAGCGTCAAATGGGCAAGGCGAGCTTTGCCACCATTCAAGACGTGTCCGGGCAAATCCAGCTTTATCTGAACAACAAAGGCGTGAGCCAAGAAGTTTTGGACGACTTCAACCATTGGGATTTGGGCGACATCGTCGGCGCGGAAGGCACTTTGTTCAAAACCAACCACGGCGAACTGACCGTACGCGTGTCCGGCATCCGCCTGCTGTCCAAATCCCTGCGCCCTCTGCCGGACAAACATAAAGGCTTGAGCGATCAGGAAACCAAATACCGTCAACGCTACGTCGATTTGATTGCCAACGAAGAATCGCGCAATACCTTCATCAAACGCAGCCAAATCATCCAATCCGTGCGTAATTTTATGGTGGGCGAGCATTATCTCGAAGTCGAAACCCCGATGATGCACCCGATTCCCGGCGGCGCGACGGCAAAACCCTTCGTTACCCATCACAATGCCTTAGATATTCCGCTTTATTTGCGAATCGCCCCCGAGCTGTATCTGAAACGCCTGGTTGTCGGTGGTTTGGAACGCGTGTTTGAAATCAACCGCAGCTTCCGCAACGAAGGCATGTCCGTGCGCCACAACCCCGAATTCACCATGATCGAATTCTACGAAGCCTTCTCCGACTACGAACGCATGATGCAGATGGCGGAAGACATCATCCGCAACGCATCGCACACGGTAAACGGCACGGCAAACATCACTTACAACGGCAAAGAAGTCGATTTGGAAAGCCCGTTTGAACGCCTGACCATTCTCGAAGCCATCAAAAAATACAATCCGCACTACACCGACGAGCAGTTGAACGATGCGGAATGGCTGAAAAAAGAAATCGTCAAACACGGCGAAAGCCTGCCGCCGTCCCCGGGCATCGGCAGCCTGCAACTCGCGCTGTTTGAAGGTTGCGCCGAGGGCAAGCTGTGGAATCCGACCTTCATCGTCGATTACCCGGTCGAAGTTTCCCCGTTGGCGCGCGCTTCGGATACCAAACAAGGTCTGACCGAACGTTTCGAATTGTTCGTTGTCGGGCGCGAACTGGCAAACGGCTATTCCGAGTTGAACGACCCCGAAGACCAAGCCGAACGCTTCAAAGCGCAAGTGGCGCAAAAAGACGCGGGCGACGACGAAGCGATGCACTACGATGCCGACTACATCCGCGCGATGGAGTTCGGTCTGTCGCCGACCGGCGGTTGCGGTATCGGCATCGACCGCTTGGTAATGTTGCTGACCGATTCGCAAACCATCCGTGACGTGATTCTGTTCCCGCAGATGCGCCCCGAGTAA
- the greA gene encoding transcription elongation factor GreA, giving the protein MQKIPLTVRGAELLKQELQQLKSVARPEVIEAIAEARSHGDLSENAEYEAAKERQGFIEGRISELEHKLSVAHIINPTEIHAEGKIVFGTTVTLEDLETEEHVTYQIVGEDEADIKQGKIYVGSPIARALIGKEEGDTAEVQAPGGVREYDIIEVRYI; this is encoded by the coding sequence ATGCAAAAAATCCCCCTGACCGTACGCGGTGCGGAATTGCTGAAACAGGAATTGCAGCAGCTTAAAAGCGTGGCGCGCCCCGAAGTGATCGAAGCGATTGCTGAAGCCAGATCGCACGGCGATTTGTCCGAAAACGCCGAATATGAAGCCGCCAAAGAACGCCAAGGCTTTATCGAAGGCCGCATTTCCGAGCTGGAACACAAACTTTCCGTTGCCCACATCATCAATCCGACCGAAATCCACGCCGAAGGCAAAATCGTGTTCGGTACGACGGTTACGCTGGAAGATTTGGAAACGGAAGAACACGTTACCTACCAAATTGTCGGCGAAGACGAAGCGGATATCAAACAGGGCAAAATCTATGTCGGCTCACCGATTGCCCGCGCCTTAATCGGCAAGGAAGAGGGCGATACGGCGGAAGTCCAAGCCCCGGGCGGCGTGCGCGAATACGACATTATCGAAGTCCGATATATTTGA
- a CDS encoding porin, which yields MRKKLTALVLSALPLAAVADVSLYGEIKAGVEGRNIQLQLTEPLPNIQPQVTKRKSRIRTKISDFGSFIGFKGSEDLGEGLKAVWQLEQDVSVAGGGASQWGNRESFIGLAGEFGTLRAGRVANQFDDASQAIDPWDSNNDVASQLGIFKRHDDMSVSVRYDSPEFSGFSGSVQFVPAQNSKSAYTPAHFVQNKQNQRPTLVPAVVGKPGSDVYYAGLNYKNGGFAGNYAFKYAKHANVGRDAFELFLIGSATSDEAKGTDPLKNHQVHRLTGGYEEGGLNLALAAQLDLSENGDKAKTKNSTTEIAATASYRFGNAVPRISYAHGFDLIERGKKGENTSYDQIIAGVDYDFSKRTSAIVSGAWLKRNTGIGNYTQINAASVGLRHKF from the coding sequence ATGCGAAAAAAACTTACCGCCCTCGTATTGTCCGCACTGCCGCTTGCGGCCGTTGCCGATGTCAGCCTGTACGGCGAAATCAAAGCCGGCGTGGAAGGCAGGAACATCCAGCTGCAGTTGACCGAACCGCTCCCAAATATTCAACCTCAGGTTACTAAGCGCAAAAGCCGCATCAGGACGAAAATCAGCGATTTCGGCTCGTTTATCGGCTTTAAGGGGAGTGAGGATTTGGGCGAAGGGCTGAAGGCTGTTTGGCAGCTTGAGCAAGACGTATCCGTTGCCGGCGGCGGCGCGTCCCAGTGGGGCAACAGGGAATCCTTTATCGGCTTGGCAGGCGAATTCGGCACGCTGCGCGCCGGTCGCGTTGCAAATCAGTTTGACGATGCCAGCCAAGCCATTGATCCTTGGGACAGCAATAATGATGTGGCTTCGCAATTGGGTATTTTCAAACGCCACGACGATATGTCGGTTTCCGTACGCTACGATTCCCCCGAATTTTCCGGTTTTAGCGGCAGCGTCCAATTCGTTCCGGCCCAAAACAGCAAGTCCGCCTATACGCCGGCTCATTTTGTTCAGAATAAGCAAAATCAGCGGCCTACTCTCGTTCCGGCTGTTGTCGGCAAGCCGGGGTCGGATGTGTATTATGCCGGTCTGAATTACAAAAATGGCGGTTTTGCCGGGAACTATGCCTTTAAATACGCGAAACACGCCAATGTGGGCCGTGATGCTTTTGAGTTGTTCTTGATCGGCAGCGCGACGAGTGATGAAGCCAAAGGTACCGATCCCTTGAAAAACCATCAGGTACACCGCCTGACGGGCGGCTATGAGGAAGGCGGCTTGAATCTCGCCTTGGCGGCCCAGTTGGATTTGTCTGAAAATGGCGACAAAGCCAAAACCAAAAACAGTACGACCGAAATTGCCGCGACTGCTTCCTACCGCTTCGGTAATGCAGTTCCACGCATCAGCTATGCCCATGGTTTCGACTTGATCGAACGCGGTAAAAAAGGCGAAAATACCAGCTACGATCAAATCATCGCCGGCGTTGATTATGATTTTTCCAAACGCACTTCCGCCATCGTGTCTGGCGCTTGGCTGAAACGCAATACCGGCATCGGCAACTACACTCAAATTAATGCCGCCTCCGTCGGTTTGCGCCACAAATTCTAA
- a CDS encoding aminopeptidase P family protein, with protein sequence MNTVSNYLSALREAMKAQGLDALVIPSADPHLSEYLPEHWQARRELSGFTGSVGTFVVTADEAGVWVDSRYWEQAAKQLAGSGIELQKSGQVPPYNEWLAANLPENAAVGILSDMVSLTGKRTLAQSLAAKNIRIEHPDGLLDQVWTSRPAIPAETVFVHDPAYVSETAAEKLARVRAVMAEKGADYHLVSSLDDIAWLTNLRGSDVPFNPVFVSYLLIGKDNAVLFTDRCRLNAEAAAALQTAGITVEPYAQVADKLAQIGGALLIEPNKTAVSTLVRLPESVRLIEGINPSTLFKSCKSEADIARIREAMEHDGAALCGFFAEFEDIIGNGGSLTEIDVDTMLYRHRSVRPGFISLSFDTIAGFNANGALPHYSATPESHSTISGNGLLLIDSGAQYKGGTTDITRVVPVGTPTAEQKRDNTLVLKAHIALAEAVFPENIPSPLIDAICRKPLWQAQCDYGHGTGHGVGYFLNVHEGPQRIAFAAPATPETAMKKGMVTSIEPGLYRPGKWGIRIENLAANQAVAAPQETEFGSFLCFETLTLCPIDTRLMDTALMTDGEIDWVNRYHAEVRRRLEPLTEGAAKAWLIKRTEPLAR encoded by the coding sequence ATGAATACCGTATCGAATTACCTGTCCGCATTGCGCGAAGCCATGAAGGCGCAAGGCTTGGATGCACTCGTCATCCCTTCCGCCGACCCCCACCTGTCCGAATACCTGCCCGAACATTGGCAGGCGCGGCGCGAATTGTCGGGCTTTACCGGCTCGGTCGGCACATTCGTCGTTACCGCCGACGAAGCGGGCGTATGGGTGGACAGCCGCTATTGGGAACAAGCCGCCAAGCAGCTTGCGGGCAGCGGCATCGAACTGCAAAAAAGCGGGCAAGTGCCGCCGTATAACGAATGGCTCGCGGCAAACCTGCCCGAAAACGCCGCCGTCGGCATCCTTTCCGATATGGTCTCGCTCACCGGCAAACGCACTTTAGCGCAATCGCTCGCCGCCAAAAACATCCGCATCGAACACCCCGACGGCCTGCTTGACCAAGTGTGGACAAGCCGCCCGGCCATTCCTGCCGAAACCGTGTTCGTCCACGACCCCGCCTACGTCTCCGAAACCGCCGCCGAAAAACTCGCCCGCGTGCGCGCCGTGATGGCGGAAAAAGGCGCGGATTACCACTTGGTTTCCTCGCTCGACGACATCGCCTGGCTGACCAACCTGCGCGGCAGCGACGTGCCTTTCAATCCCGTTTTCGTGTCCTATCTATTGATTGGCAAAGACAACGCCGTCCTGTTTACCGACCGATGCCGTCTGAATGCCGAAGCCGCCGCCGCGCTGCAAACCGCAGGCATCACGGTCGAGCCTTACGCCCAAGTTGCCGACAAACTCGCGCAAATCGGCGGCGCGTTGCTTATCGAACCGAACAAAACCGCCGTCAGCACGCTTGTGCGCCTGCCCGAAAGCGTGCGCCTTATCGAGGGAATCAACCCGTCCACGCTGTTCAAATCCTGCAAATCCGAAGCCGACATCGCCCGCATCCGCGAAGCGATGGAACACGACGGCGCGGCGTTGTGCGGTTTCTTCGCCGAGTTTGAAGACATCATCGGCAACGGCGGCAGCCTGACCGAAATCGACGTGGACACCATGCTTTATCGCCACCGCAGCGTGCGCCCAGGCTTCATTTCATTGAGTTTCGACACCATCGCAGGCTTCAACGCCAACGGCGCACTGCCGCATTACAGCGCAACGCCCGAAAGCCACAGCACCATCAGCGGCAACGGGCTTTTGCTCATCGACTCCGGCGCGCAATACAAAGGCGGCACGACCGACATCACCCGCGTCGTCCCTGTCGGCACACCCACCGCCGAACAAAAACGCGACAACACCCTCGTTCTCAAAGCCCATATCGCGCTTGCCGAAGCCGTGTTCCCCGAAAACATCCCCTCGCCGCTGATTGATGCGATTTGCCGCAAACCCCTGTGGCAGGCGCAATGCGACTACGGCCACGGCACCGGACACGGCGTAGGCTATTTCCTCAACGTCCACGAAGGCCCGCAGCGCATCGCCTTCGCCGCCCCCGCCACGCCCGAAACCGCCATGAAAAAAGGCATGGTTACCTCCATCGAACCCGGACTCTACCGCCCGGGAAAATGGGGCATCCGCATTGAAAACCTTGCCGCCAACCAAGCCGTCGCCGCCCCTCAAGAAACCGAATTCGGCAGCTTCCTCTGTTTTGAAACCCTGACCCTCTGCCCCATCGACACCCGCCTGATGGACACCGCCCTCATGACCGACGGCGAAATCGACTGGGTCAACCGCTACCACGCCGAAGTCCGCCGCCGCCTCGAGCCGCTGACCGAAGGCGCGGCAAAAGCGTGGCTGATCAAACGCACCGAACCGCTGGCGCGTTAA
- a CDS encoding C40 family peptidase, translated as MFPPDKTLFLCLSALLLASCGTTSGKHRQPKPKQTVRQIQAVRISHIDRTQGSQELMLHSLGLIGTPYKWGGSSTATGFDCSGMIQFVYKNALNVKLPRTARDMAAASRKIPDSRLKAGDLVFFNTGGAHRYSHVGLYIGNGEFIHAPSSGKTIKTEKLSTPFYAKNYLGAHTFFTE; from the coding sequence ATGTTTCCCCCCGACAAAACCCTTTTCCTCTGTCTCAGCGCACTGCTCCTCGCCTCATGCGGCACGACCTCCGGCAAACACCGCCAACCGAAACCCAAACAGACAGTCCGGCAAATCCAAGCCGTCCGCATCAGCCACATCGACCGCACACAAGGCTCGCAGGAACTCATGCTCCACAGCCTCGGACTCATCGGCACGCCCTACAAATGGGGCGGCAGCAGCACCGCAACCGGCTTCGATTGCAGCGGCATGATTCAATTCGTTTACAAAAACGCCCTCAACGTCAAGCTGCCGCGCACCGCCCGCGACATGGCGGCGGCAAGCCGCAAAATCCCCGACAGCCGCCTTAAGGCCGGCGACCTCGTATTCTTCAACACCGGCGGCGCACACCGCTACTCACACGTCGGACTCTATATCGGCAACGGCGAATTCATCCATGCCCCCAGCAGCGGCAAAACCATCAAAACCGAAAAACTCTCCACACCGTTTTACGCCAAAAACTACCTCGGCGCACATACTTTCTTTACAGAATGA
- the fic gene encoding protein adenylyltransferase Fic, whose translation MSNWKPDIPYNDLPPLPPKQDIESKTILKRCIAARASLARLKQAAELIPNQAMLINTLPVMEARASSEIENIVTTTDKLFQSLQMDTERQDPATKEALQYRTALFAGYESLTSRPLCTQTAIMVCNAIKHPYEMAIRKTGGTALKGGNSGNVVYTPPEGEETIRGKLANWERFIHESGDLDPLIIMAAAHYQFEAIHPFTDGNGRTGRILNSLLLIEKGLLDLPILYLSRYIIENRADYYRLLLGVTERQDWESWIIYILDGVADTADWTVSKIDAIRRLFEQTRQHIRTHAQGIYTHELVNLLFEQPYTRIANLEAAGIAKRQTASKYLKELSDIGVLQEIAIGRDKLFIHPRLMELLRGEGNSFTSFQSLVKA comes from the coding sequence ATGAGCAACTGGAAACCCGATATTCCCTATAACGATTTACCACCCCTGCCGCCAAAACAGGATATTGAAAGCAAAACCATCCTGAAACGTTGTATAGCCGCCCGTGCATCCCTTGCCCGTTTAAAGCAGGCGGCAGAACTGATACCGAATCAAGCCATGCTGATTAACACCCTTCCTGTTATGGAAGCCCGTGCAAGTTCGGAAATTGAAAACATCGTAACCACAACGGATAAGCTGTTTCAATCCCTGCAAATGGATACGGAACGGCAAGACCCTGCCACGAAAGAAGCCCTGCAATACCGCACCGCCCTGTTTGCAGGCTATGAATCACTGACGAGCCGCCCTTTATGCACACAAACCGCCATCATGGTCTGCAACGCCATCAAGCACCCCTACGAAATGGCCATCCGCAAAACAGGCGGCACAGCCCTAAAAGGAGGCAACAGCGGAAATGTTGTCTATACCCCGCCCGAAGGAGAAGAAACCATACGCGGCAAGCTGGCAAATTGGGAGCGGTTTATTCACGAAAGCGGCGATTTAGACCCGCTTATCATCATGGCGGCGGCACATTACCAATTTGAAGCCATCCATCCGTTTACGGACGGCAACGGGCGGACGGGGCGCATATTGAACAGCCTGCTATTGATTGAAAAAGGGCTTTTGGATTTGCCTATTTTGTATTTGAGCCGCTACATCATCGAAAACAGGGCGGACTATTACCGCCTGCTTTTAGGCGTAACCGAACGGCAGGATTGGGAAAGCTGGATAATCTACATCTTAGACGGCGTAGCCGACACCGCCGATTGGACGGTATCGAAAATAGATGCGATACGCCGCCTGTTCGAGCAGACACGTCAACACATACGGACACACGCACAAGGAATCTACACGCACGAACTGGTAAATCTTCTGTTTGAGCAGCCATATACACGCATTGCCAACCTAGAAGCGGCAGGGATAGCCAAACGGCAGACGGCCTCTAAGTACCTGAAAGAGCTTTCAGACATAGGTGTGCTGCAAGAAATCGCCATTGGCAGGGACAAACTATTCATTCATCCGCGCCTAATGGAACTATTGCGGGGAGAGGGCAACAGCTTTACCTCATTCCAATCCCTCGTTAAAGCATAG
- a CDS encoding NRAMP family divalent metal transporter: MSEQHISTWKSKINALGPGIMMASAAVGGSHLIASTQAGALYGWQIALIIILTNLFKYPFFRFSAHYTLDTGKSLIEGYAEKSRVYLWVFLILCILSATINAGAVAIVTAAIVKMAIPSLMFDAGTVAALIMASCLIILVSGRYRALDRVSKIIIVTLSIATLAAAGIAMSRGMQMQSDFIEPTPWTLAGLGFLIALMGWMPAPIEISAINSLWVTEKQRINPSEYRDGIFDFNVGYIASAVLALVFLALGAFVQYGNGEAVQMAGGKYIGQLINMYAVTIGGWSRPLVAFIAFACMYGTTITVVDGYARAIAEPVRLLRGKDKTGNAEFFAWNIWVAGSGLAVIFWFDGVMANLLKFAMIAAFVSAPVFAWLNYRLVKGDEKHKLTSGMNALALAGLIYLTGFTVLFLLNLAGMFK, translated from the coding sequence ATGTCCGAACAACATATTTCGACTTGGAAAAGTAAAATCAACGCATTGGGACCGGGGATTATGATGGCTTCGGCGGCGGTCGGCGGTTCGCACCTGATTGCCTCGACGCAGGCGGGCGCGCTTTACGGCTGGCAGATCGCGCTCATCATCATCCTGACCAACCTCTTCAAATACCCGTTTTTCCGCTTCAGCGCGCATTACACGCTGGACACGGGCAAGAGCCTGATTGAAGGTTATGCCGAGAAAAGCCGCGTTTATTTGTGGGTATTCCTGATTTTGTGCATCCTCTCCGCCACGATTAACGCGGGCGCGGTCGCCATTGTAACCGCCGCCATCGTCAAAATGGCGATTCCCTCGCTGATGTTTGATGCCGGCACGGTTGCCGCCTTGATTATGGCATCCTGCCTGATTATTTTGGTGAGCGGACGTTACCGCGCTTTGGATCGCGTTTCCAAAATCATCATCGTTACTTTGAGTATCGCCACGCTTGCCGCCGCCGGCATCGCTATGTCGCGCGGTATGCAGATGCAGTCCGATTTTATCGAGCCGACACCGTGGACGCTTGCCGGTTTGGGCTTCCTGATCGCGCTGATGGGCTGGATGCCCGCGCCGATTGAAATTTCCGCCATCAATTCTTTGTGGGTAACCGAAAAACAACGCATCAATCCTTCCGAATACCGCGACGGGATTTTTGATTTCAACGTCGGTTATATCGCCAGTGCGGTTTTGGCTTTGGTTTTCCTTGCACTGGGCGCGTTTGTGCAATACGGCAACGGCGAAGCAGTGCAGATGGCGGGCGGCAAATATATCGGGCAATTGATCAATATGTACGCCGTTACCATCGGCGGCTGGTCGCGCCCGCTGGTGGCGTTTATCGCGTTTGCCTGTATGTACGGCACGACGATTACCGTTGTGGACGGCTATGCCCGTGCCATTGCCGAACCCGTGCGCCTGCTGCGCGGAAAAGACAAAACGGGCAACGCCGAATTCTTTGCCTGGAATATTTGGGTGGCGGGCAGCGGTTTGGCGGTGATTTTCTGGTTTGACGGCGTAATGGCGAATCTGCTCAAATTTGCGATGATTGCCGCTTTTGTGTCCGCCCCTGTGTTTGCCTGGCTGAATTACCGTTTGGTCAAAGGTGATGAAAAACACAAACTCACATCAGGTATGAATGCCCTTGCATTGGCAGGCTTGATTTATCTGACCGGTTTTACCGTTTTGTTCTTATTGAATTTGGCGGGAATGTTCAAATGA